The DNA window CGCCGTCTGGATCACCCTCGGGCTGGCTTTTTCAGGATTCGTTTACGTCGCGTACGAAAACCACTGGATGGGGCTGGGTACGGGCAGCGGCGGGGCGATCGTGGACCAGATGGCCGTCAGTGCGTCCAACCCTCTGGGCCAACTCGACGGCGCGACCGCCACCATCAAATACCTGACCGGCTACGTCATCGAAAAGAGCCTGTCGGTCGACAACATCTTTGTCATCGTGATGATTTTCTCGTTCCTGGCGGTGCCGCAGATGTATCAGCATCGCGTGCTGTTCTGGGGCATCATCGGCGCGCTCGTAATGCGCGGCCTCATGATCGGCGTGGGCGCGGCCCTGGTGAAGGAGTTCAGCTGGATCTTGTACCTGTTCGCGGCGTTCCTCATCATTACCGCGATCAAGATGTTGTTTCTCAAGTCGGGTGATCCGGATCCGAGCAAGAACGTGCTGGTCCGGCTGACGCGCCGAATCTGGCCCGTCACTGATAAGTTTCATGGCCAGCACTTCTTCGTCAAAGCCGGCTCGAACGCGAGCCACGAAACCGCCACCCCCGGATCGATGGTGGAAAGTGACCCCTCCGTCGAACGGATGGAAAAGGAACGTCCTGGCGTCTGGATGGCGACGCCGCTGTTTCTGGGCCTACTGATGGTCGAATTCACCGATCTGATTTTCGCGGTCGACTCGATCCCCGCGATCTTTGCGATCACGACCGACCCGTTCCTGGTCTTTACGAGCAATGTATTCGCGATCCTGGGGCTTCGCAGTCTCTATTTCGCTCTGGCCGGACTGGTCGACAAGTTCCGCTACCTGAAGGTCGCACTCGCGTTCGTGCTGCTGGTGGTCGGCGTGAAGATGCTCACCCACACCTGGCTGAAGGAAATGCTCGGCGAGCACTTCAACTTCTACCTGTTGGGTGTCGTGCTGGGCATTCTGGCGCTGGGGGTGATCGCTTCGATCGTCGCGAATCGCCGTGACGCGCGGAAAGAAGGGGATGCGGGCAAGTCTGAGGGCGCAACGCTCGCGAAGCCCGCACCGCTCAGCAACCCGACGCCCTGATGACGAATTGCATAGAACGGCGATCGGACCGGCGACGCTGATCACGCACTCTCGGGCGTGTGATTGACGTCGGCCGGTCCGATCCCGTTTCAATTCAATGAGTACGCCGATTCCACCATAGTGAAATTCGTCACGATCTCGGATAGCATCCCCCGCGCTATGCCCAAGATCACCGTGGACGGCACTACCATCGACGCCAAGCCGGGCGTGATG is part of the Humisphaera borealis genome and encodes:
- a CDS encoding TerC family protein, whose product is MLWIWVGFVAFVLVLLALDLGVFHRKAHVVSVKEALGWSAVWITLGLAFSGFVYVAYENHWMGLGTGSGGAIVDQMAVSASNPLGQLDGATATIKYLTGYVIEKSLSVDNIFVIVMIFSFLAVPQMYQHRVLFWGIIGALVMRGLMIGVGAALVKEFSWILYLFAAFLIITAIKMLFLKSGDPDPSKNVLVRLTRRIWPVTDKFHGQHFFVKAGSNASHETATPGSMVESDPSVERMEKERPGVWMATPLFLGLLMVEFTDLIFAVDSIPAIFAITTDPFLVFTSNVFAILGLRSLYFALAGLVDKFRYLKVALAFVLLVVGVKMLTHTWLKEMLGEHFNFYLLGVVLGILALGVIASIVANRRDARKEGDAGKSEGATLAKPAPLSNPTP